The DNA sequence ATCCCGATCGAGACCAGCCGCAAGCTGATCGCGGTCTACTGGGGCTACGTGACGCTGATCGACCGGCAGCTCGGCCGCGTGCTCGACGCGCTGGACGAACTCGGGCTGTCCGACGACACCGCGGTGTTCTTCTCCAGCGACCACGGCGAGTTCACCGGTGCCCACCGCCTCCACGACAAGGGACCGGCGATGTACGAGGACATCTACCGCACCGCGGGCATCATCCGCGTGCCGGGGATGCCGCCCGGGCAGGTCAGCGACGAGTTCGTGACGCTCACGGACGCGACGGCGACCATCCTCGCCCTCGCCGGCGCCGACACCCGGCCGGCGCTCGACTCCCGCAACCTGCTTCCGCTGGTCGGCGGCGAGGACGTCGACTGGCAGCAGGACGTGCTGTGCGAGTTCCACGGCCACCACTTCCCGTACCCGCAGCGGATGCTGCGCGACCGGCGCTACAAGCTGGTCGTGAACCCGGAGTCGGTCAACGAGCTGTACGACCTGGAGGCCGACCCGGACGAGCTGCACAACCGCTACGAGCATCCCGAGTTCGAGGAGATCCGCGCCCGGATGATGCACCGGCTCTACACGGCGCTGGTCGAGCGGGGGGACAACTTCTATCACTGGATGACGTCGATGTACGACGTGGGAGGGGTCCGTTACGATCCGAGCATGAGCGGACTCGACGAGAGCAGTTACCCGGTCCGATGAGCGAGCGCCGGCCGAACGTGGTGATGATCCTCACCGACGATCACGCGTCCCGCGCGATCGGGGCGTACGGATCGGTGGTGAACTCCACGCCGCGCATCGACGAGATCGCGCGGCGTGGGGTGCTCTTCCAGAACTGCTTCGTCACCAACTCGCTGTGCTCGCCCAGCCGGGCGAGCATCCTCACCGGCACGTACAGCCACGTGAACGGGGTGACGACGCTGGAGACGCCGATCGACGCCTCCCAGCCGACGTTCGTGTCCCAGCTGAAGGCGGCGGGGTACCGGACGGCGATCGTCGGCAAGTGGCACATGGGCCACGGGCCGGGCCACGATCCCGAAGGGTTCGACTTCTGGGACGTGCTGGTCGGCTCCGAGGGGCAAGGGGAGTACTGGAACCCGCTGTTCCTGTCCGAGGCGGGGGAGCGGACCGTCGAGGGGTATGCGACCGACATCATCACCGACCTGGCGCTCTCGTGGCTCGAGACGCTGGACGGCGACGATCCCTGGTGCGTGCTGATCTACCACAAGGCCCCGCACCGGCCGTGGGAGCCGCGGGAGGGGTCGCGGCCGCGAGCCGAGTCCGTGCCGCTCCCGGCCACGTTCGACGACGACTACGCGACGCGGTCGGCGTCGGTGCGGCGCGCGACCATGCGGATCGCCGAGCACCTCGCGCTGGAGGACCTCAAGACCGCGCCGCCGGCCGGTCTCGGCTACGAGGACGCCGCGATCTGGAAGTACCAGCGCTTCATGGAGGACTACCTCGACTGCGTGCGGGCGGTGGACGAGAACGTCGGCCGCGTCATCGACTGGCTCGACGCGCGCGGGCGGTTCGACGACACGCTCCTGATGTACGCCTCCGACCAGGGCTTCTTCCTCGGCGACCACGGCTGGTTCGACAAGCGGCTGATGTTCGAGGAGTCGCTGCGCATGCCGCTGCTGCTCAGCCTCCCGTCGCAGGTGGAGGCCGGCGGCGTGCACGAGGGGATCGTGACGAACGTGGACTGGGCGCAGTCCATCCTGCAGGCCGCGGGGGTGGAGCCCGTGGAGCGGATGCAGGGGAGGAGCTTCTGGGGCGACCTGGTGGCCTCGCCGTCGCCGTCCGCGCCGCCTCCGGCCCACGGCATGTACTACCGCTACTGGGAGAACGACGACGCCTCGCACCGTGCGCCGGCGCATTACGGCTACCGCACGCGCACGCACAAGCTCATCTACTACTACAACGACGGCCTCGGGCTTCCGGGAACGGGGCACTTCACCTACCCGCCGGAGTGGGAGCTGTACGACCTGGTGCGCGACCCCGAGGAGCTGCACAACGTGTACGGGGACCCGTCGTACGCGGACGTGCGCGACGAGCTCACGGCGGCGATGCGGAGCGAGCAGGCCCGGGTGGGGGATCTGCCGCATCCGAGCCAGGGGGTCTAGGAGGACGGAGAACACCGTACTGGCACGGATTGTGCGGCCTGTTCCGCATCGCTAGCCTTCGGGTCATGACGGACCTGACCGGCTCCCTGCCGCCCGCGACGAATCGCTTCGCCTGGGTGCGCAAGCTCCTGCCCCGGATCGTGATCGGCTCGCTGATCGCCGCGGCGCTCGTCGGCGTCTACGCCGTGATCATCGGCAACTGGGACGAGACCTGCTGGCGGCTGATCGGCACGATCGGGCTGCTGGTGTTCTTCTCGCTGGTGTCCTGGTACGACGCCGACGTGTCCGCGCGGCGGGCGCCCTGGTTCGGGGCGGTCTCGGTCGCGCTGTCGGCGTTCCTGCTGCTGGACGGGCTGGTGAAGCTCTGGTCGCCGGCGTTCGGCGATCAGTCCGGCGACGACACCGGCGGGACGTCCTCCTGGGGCGTCTTCGGCTGGCTGGCGCTCGTCGCCGTGGTGCGCCTCGGCCTCCTGCACATCCACCTGGTGCTGAACACGCAGCGGCGCTTCACCGGCCCGATCATGTCCAAGGTGACGCTGTGCACCCTGGTGCTGGTCGGGGCGCTCACGCTCGGACTGGCGGCGCCGCTGGTGTTCGACCATGTGGAGTTCACGGACGCCTACTGGCGCCTCATCGGAGCGATCGCGATCCTGGACGCGCTCGGGACCATCCTGATCCCGCTGACGTACACGCTGTTCGGGCCGAAGTCGGGGGACAAGCGCCGGGGGCGGGAGGCGGTGGCGTATGTGCCTGTCGTCACGGGGCCTGCCGCTGCTCCGGCGCCCGCGGCTGCTCCGCCTGCTGCGGCCGCGCCTGCTGCGGCCGCGCCTGCTGCGGCCGCGCCGGCTCCTGCCGCCCCTGCCGCTCCGGCATCCGCCTACCCGAACGTCGCCACGCCGGGCGGCGGCTACCGCCTGGAGTGGCCGCGTTACGTGAACGGCGCCCCGCTGCCGGCCCGGCCGGACGGCTCGCCGGACTTCACGGGCGTGGTCGGGTACTGAGCCAGGAGGCCAGCGCCCGGCGCGCGTGAGGGTCCATAAGCAGGTCGACGTTGTCCGTGACCTGCTCGACCGATCCCGGACCGGGTCTCAGTGCGCTGACCTCCGGATCGGCGATCGGCGCCACGAGCTGCCTGACGATCTCCGGATCCGGGTGCAGGTACGGCCGGTCCCAGAACGGCACGGTGGCGCGACGCACGTCGGTGAGCCCGAGACCGTTCTGCTGATCCAGCAGCGTCTCCAGGGCGTCGGCGGCGGCGTTCTGCCGATCCGCGAGAGTTGTTCCGCCCACGATCCCGGCCACCGGATCGGCGAGCCGCGCTCCGGACGGCAGCGTTCGGAAGACCGTTCCGAGCCACTTCGCGTACGGCGGCCAGCGGCGTTCCAGGAGGAAGGCCAGATGCATGACGATGTGCGCGACGCGGGCGGCGATCACCCGCGAGCCGGTCTCATCGCCCACATCGGCGGCTCGTCCCATCAGGGGGAGCTCCTGCGCGACCCGAGCCCAATCGCAGGCGAGCAGGTACCTCCAGACATCGTCCGGGTACCATTCCAGCGCGCGGCGAGCCGTGCTGAGGTCGCCGGAACGATCCACGAAGACCGGCCCGGCGACGACTTCCAGTGCGGCCTGGCCGGACAGCGAGAGCCAGTCGCGGATCTCAACGCCCCGGCGCGGATCGAATCCGAGGCGCGACTCCAGAAACGCCGAGACGGAGCCGACGTCCACGTGATTCCGTGCCGTCGCCTGCCCGGTGAAGGCGAACCGGGTCGGGTGCCCGCGGAAGCGATCGGGGAGAGCCCGCTCGATCGTCTCGGCGACGTCTCCGACCGCGTTCTCCGGCACGAACAGGCTCAGGCGCAGTCCCCAGTCGTGATCGCGGGACACCGCATCGTCCAGCCCGAGGACGTCGGAGCCCGTCCCCAACCGCCCGGCAGCGAACGGCAGGCCGGGGAAGCGCGTGGACAGGATCGGGTCGACCACGTCCGTGAAATACGTTCGAGCGAGTTCGAGGCCTGTCACGTCACCGTCGGTCACGATCCCCATCCTGGTCGACGGCGGCTCCGGGCCGCAAACGACGGGCGGGTGTCTTGCCGGAGCCTCGCCGGAGGGTATGTGCTGGGTGCCATCGACACGATGAGCACTTTCTCTGGGAGGGCATGATGGAGACTTCGACGTACTTCGGCACCGACATCGCGGGGATGATGCACGCTGCCCGCGCGGAGGCGCGACGCATCACGGAAGCCAACAAGGGCGATTTCGTCAGCGACCACAAGGCGATCCTCGAGCGGCTGGAGGCTGCCGACCTGATCACCGACGAGGAGGTGCAGACCCTTCTCGACCTCTACGTGCTCGGGTACGAAGCCGGAGAAGGCAAGGGCGACCCGCAGCGCGCGTACTTCGAGTCGCGCCAGGTCTACGACCGGCTCGCCGCAGGCGGCAATGCCAGTCCCGTTGCCCTGGTGGTCGCCTCCGCCGCCGTCGGCTCGTTCGAGATCTCCGTGAACCCCGAAGGATCCACCACGGTCAGCATCGCCCGGGTCAGCTACGGCTCGAGTCTGGCGGGAATCGGCGCAGGCATCGGCTCCCTCCTCGGCGGCCCGGCAGGCGGCGTGCTCGGCGGCGCGATCGGAGGGCTGATCGGGGGCATCGTCGATGACAAGAAGGGGAAGAAGTAGGCCTCACACCGACGATGGCAGCACGATCTGCGATTCCGCCTTGGTGGTTCGCCGATCGTTCAGCCGGCTCCGCCTGTGCGCAGCCCCGGAGTGAGAAGCCGCCAGAGCGCTTCGAGCTCGGCGTCGACCAGTTGTTCCGTCCCGGAGTCGATCGCGACGGAGAGGACTCCGAAGAGGCAGTTGACGATCGTCTTCGCAGCGCGCGCGCGGTTCAGCGAGTCGGGTGCGTCGCCGTCCTCCACGGCCTCGTCGAGAAACGGGATGAAGCGTTCCGCCCAGGCGTCGTAGGGGTTGGTGCCCTGGGGGACGAGCCGGAGCTCTTGGCTGAGTCGCATCGCAGCGCGTGTTCGAATGTTGGTCGCCATTGTTCGCGTCACCCGCCAGGCGAGAAGGCGCATGCCGGAGAGGCCCCGGCCGCCCTGGTCTCGCACATCCTGCACGAGTGCCGGCCACGCATCGAAGCGTCCGGAGAGCACGGCGTCCGCCATCGCCTGCTTGGACTCGAAGTGGAAGTAGACGGCGCCCTTCGTGAACCCCGTGGCGGTGATGATCCGGTCGAGCCTCGCTCCACTGAATCCGTAGCGCGCGAACTCGGCGGCGGCGGCGTCGAGTATCGCTTCGCGGGTCTCGAGAGCCTGCCGAGCGCGCTCTGCCATTCGCCGAACCTTCCTGGACAGGAGCGTTAGCGCTCCGCTGAAGGATATCGCGCGGTGCACGGGATGTTGGACTGGCGCTGCATGCGACCCTCGCAAACCATATGGTTTGGCGAGCCTGTGTCGAATGGTTGCAAAGGCTGGATATGGCCTATATCGTTTCCACTGCGCTTACCGGGGTTTTGGTATGTGATGAACACATCGAGCCACGAGCTATGGGGAGCAGGTTCACCGGTGAGAGAAATGCAGTGGCGAGGGCGGCGTGGGGGCGCCGCCCCCCTCGGCGTGCGACTGACCGCATGGGGGCTCACTGCGGTGCTGGTCGGCGCGGCGCTTGCTGCATGCACTGCGACCCAGCCCAGGCCGTCTGCCCGCTCGACGATCTCGACCGCTGCTTGGCCGACCGCGCAGATCTATCACACCGGTCGTACCTCGCCGACGTTGCTCGTCCCCGCGGGCGCTCGCTCACTGCACATCGATTTCAGCTGCACCTACGGTCTGTACTCGGTGGTACCGAGCGCTGACATGGATCGGCGCCACGGAACCTGCGGCGGTGCACAAGCATTCGACTTCGACATCCACACCATCGCCGAGGGCACGAGACTCATCATCGATCTCGTCGTCCCCGACGGCACCCGACTGGCTGCGACGATGAACTTCAGCACTGCCTCCTTCAGACCCGATCCCGTGACGGCCAAGCAGTGCGCCGCCCTCAGCAAGATCCAGGAGGCGTACTGGAACGCCGACCAAGGCCACGATCACGGGGACGTGTCGGATGCGCAATGGGTGGAGCAGACCGCGGCAGCGAAGGCGGACGTTGCAGCTCTGGCCGCCGACGCGAAAAGGGAGCCCTCCTCCGCGGGCCTGCTGGGCACGGTCATCCCGTCCCTCGCTGACTGGCTGACGGGGGCCGGGGATCACCCCGGCGCGATCTTGCATGCGCCGGCGGGAGACTTCACGGCGGCCGACTCGCTGGCAGGGCAGATCTGCACAGCGAATGGGACCTCACTGGTCATCGACTCCAAATACGGCGGGTGATGTCCGTGGCTCGCACGCGCGAGCGAGTCGTGCCACGACAGCGGGCCTACACGTCACCGACAACTCGAGGCGCCGCCAGAAAATACAAAACCCCCGGTCTACCGGGGGCTTTCGTGGTGGTGGGCGATACCAGACTCGAACTGATGACCTCTTCCGTGTGAAGGAAGCGCGCTACCAACTGCGCCAATCGCCCATGGGCTCGTCGCCCGTGCGTTCGCGGCCGGCATTCCGGCTGCGAGTCTCGATACTAGCCGACGCCGGCCCCGGATTGCACATCGGCCCCGCGCGCCGGGCGTTGCGCCGGGCGTCGCGCTGCGCGACACACCCGGCCGGCGGGTCCGGTTTTGTCATCGGCCCGGGGATCGGCTAAAGTCATTCAAGTGCCGCGGGAGACCGGGGCGCGAAATGCGGATGTAGCGCAGTTGGTAGCGCATCACCTTGCCAAGGTGAGGGTCGCGAGTTCGAGTCTCGTCATCCGCTCGAGTCGGCCTGGTATCTCCGGATTCCAGGCCTCTCGAATACGGTACGGTTCTTCCGTGTTGTGGCTTCGGTGGATTGGCCGAGAGGCGAGGCAGCGGCCTGCAAAGCCGTATACACGGGTTCGAATCCCGTATCCACCTCGATCCTGAGCACTCAGGCTCTGGGCGATTGGCGCAGCGGTAGCGCGCTTCCCTGACACGGAAGAGGTCACTGGTTCGATCCCAGTATCGCCCACAGAAAGAAACCCCCGGCATGCCGGGGGTTTCTTGGTTTCATGAGGTCTCGCGCGACGGCGCCACCTCAGCGTGGCCCAGGGGCGATATCCGCAGAGGCGATTTCAGCAGGGGCGACCTGAACGGCGCGCGCAGCCGCATCGAGTCGAATTCCGAAGTTCGAGTTCGCGGCTTGAGTGAGGGTCTCGATGAGATCGCGCCGGACCTCGAGGACACGCGCACTGAGGTACGTGAACTGAAGCTCCACGGTTGGGCCGACGACGACTGTGCGGCGTCCCGAAGTCTCGTCCGTGCTGTCTCGCCAGGACAGAAGGAAGGGCTCGCGCCGGCGCATCTTGGTGAAACTGACGACTTCGAGAGCCTGCAGAAGGACGTCATCCACGTCGATCCGCAAACCGTTCGCTCCGTATAAAAGTGAACCCAATCCTGGCCCTTCGTCTGACGAACGTCACGCGGACGCCTCCTGCTCAAAGCCAACATCCTACGATTCCTGATGGGGGTGGAAATACACCCCCACGGGTGTAGCTCGCGCCCTATGATCAACGCATGACCCCCATCCGGATCGCCCTCGTCAATGACTACGAGGTGGTCGTCAAAGGACTTGCGGCGATGCTTCACGGCTATCGACACGCCCTCGAGGTCGCAGAGTTGGATGCGCAAGCGCCCGTCGTCGAGCACGTGGACATCGCTCTCTACGACACCTTCGCGGCGACGTCGGGTGACCGCGATGAAGTGAAGGCACTCGCGGCCAACCCGAGGATCGGCAAAGTCGTCGTGTACTCGTGGGACATGAACGAGCGCCTCGTCTCCACTGCTCTGTCGAATGGCGCGGGCGGATACATCTCCAAGGGCGTGACGGCACAGGAGCTGGTCACGGCTCTGCATGAAGTGCACCGCGGCGAGAATCTCATCCACCCGGTTCCTTCGGGTTCACAGGCAGCCGCCGTCGGCGACTGGCCCGGCCGCGAGGAAGGGCTGACCCCTCGCGAATCGGAAATGCTCGCACTCATCACCCAAGGCTTGAGCAACACCGAGATCGCAGAGCGCACCGGCTTGTCGATCAATTCGATCAAGTCCTACATCCGAACCTGTTATCGGCGCATCGGCGTCGGCAACCGCTCGCACGCGATTCTGTGGGCACTCGAGCACGGATTCCTCCCCGACAACATCCGAATGATCGTTTCGCGTTCGCACACGAGAGCCCGGGTACTCGGTGCTGCCGATTCGCCGGTGTCGACGGCCGTGATCTCCGGTTCCGATTCCCTGCCCGACGTTCTGAACGGCGACCTCGCCCAGTAGCCCCCTGTCCATCAGCGGCCAGCGCCACCTCGACGCGACCCTGCGGCCGGCGATCCACGCGAACGCGCCCGCCGGGTGACGCCGAAGTCCGCCCGGCATCGGTTAAGCTCGCATTCGGCGTCGGAGTCCTCGGCGCCTCCTGTTCCAGCCAGCACCCGATCGCGCTCAGTACAGGCGTACAGTTCGCGACACCTGCCCCCCGGTGGGCAGAGGCTGGAGTCAACCGATGCGTGAGCCTTCGTTCACGACCTGCGAAGCATGGATGGGGCAGGTCGAGCGCTACCTGGACGGCCACGGCGGCGAGGCCATGATGCGGCGCCACGACGTCGATCGCGACGCGGTGCTGAACGTGGCGCGCGTCGAACTGGACAACGTCGACGCCGAGGGCCGCTCGCGGCTGACCCACGAACAACTCGCCCGGCTCGTCGATGAACCGCGCAAGACGGTCGCCCGGGCGCGGCTCGTACTGATCGACAGCGGCTTCGAGGCTTTGGAGTCCGACCCGCGGCGGGCGGGCCACGCGACGCGGGTGCTGCAGCGGCAGCCGTCGACGGCGTGAACGGGGAGACCCACGCCGCACATCCCCCGAGGGGTGCGACGTGGGTCCCGCCGATCGCGATGCCCGCCCCGCCTCAGGCGCGGGTCCGGGTCGCCTCGGCTGCCTCCACCTCCGTCAGGAGGGGCGGAGGCGTCTTCTCGTCGACGACCGTCCGTGGCGCGTCGATCATGACCAGCCGCTCGACGGCTTCGTCGAGCGTGAGCACGATGACCATCGGATGCGGCTTCGCCCACGAGTTGACGATGTACCCGAGACCGGACCTGATGATCGAGCCGACGCACTCGGCCGACGCGCCGTGCTCACGGAAGAGCAGCCAGCGCTCGCCCTCGTAGAGGCTGTAACGCCACTCGCCCACGTCGAACCGCTCGACCAGTTCCAGGACCATGTTCGGTCACCTCGATTCCGCGCGCGAGCGAAGGCGGCGGGCGCACCTCCGGTCGCGTCTACGACAGGCATATCGTAGGTCGGCCGCCGCGACTATGCCTAGGATCTCGCGCCGGGAGCGCGCGATGTGGATCGGGGGTGCGCGATCCGGTCCCAGAACGTGAGTTCGGCGGTCCGGCCGCCCAGGGACCACTCTTCCGTGCGCTCGTGGATTCCGATGTATTCCCGGTCTCCGCCGGACGGCCGGTCGGAGAAGAAGATCGCAGACGGGTGCTCCTCCGAGACGATCAGGCGGCCGCCTCGGCGACGTCTGCGATCCGCAGGTCCGCGCCGCCTCCGAGCCGGGCACGTGCCTGCTCCAGCATCCCGGCGCTCGCGTCGATCCCCGTCACGATCGCACCGCGGTCGCGGAGATCGGGTCATGACCACCATCGTCGCAGCGCACGGCACGCGAAGCGCGTGCTTCGCGCCGCCCCGGCGCGCCCGGCGTATGCTCGGCCGCATGAGCAGCATCCGTGAGCGGATCTCCGCCTGGTTCAAGCGCGAGCGTGAGTACGTGCCGCCGCCCGGTCGGCAGACCGAGGACACCACGCGGCGGCTGCCTGATGGCGGAGCGATTCAGCGAATGCCGGGCGATGGGGTGGATCCGGCGAGCGTGAATGCGCGAACCGGGCGCAACCCGTAGGCGCTGCCTGCCCGGCGTCACTTCCACCGGAAGTGCACAAACACCCGCCCGAAGTTCTTCGAGTCCTTCTCGACCCGGTGGTACTGGGACTTGATCTCCGGCTGGTCGAGGAAGCGCAGCACCCGCTTCTTCAACGCGCCGGAGCCCTTTCCCGGGATGATCTCCACCAGCGGCGCCTTCTTCGCGACCGCGTCCGCGATGACCGCGCGCAGGGCGCGATCGATGTCGCCGCCCCGGTTGTAGATGTCGTGCAGGTCGAGCGTCAGCTTCATGCGCCCATCCTCCACCCAAGGGGTGCTGCCCGATCCGTGCGTGGTCACGACGATGGCCTCCCGCCCGGTTCCGCGCCGGTCCCCACGCCTACTCCCGCGTCGCCGCGACGATCGCCCGGGGACCCTGAGGCCAGCCGTCCCAACCGCGGAGGGCGAGCCGATAGCGGGAGCCGACCTGGAGGGATCGGGCGAGGTGTTGCGCAGCGGAGTCGGGGAAGCGCTCGCCGTCGCGGGTCACCTGCAGGCGGCCGCAGCTCGTGCGCAGGTCCCAGTCCGTGCCGAGGAAGCCGGACTTCGAGTAGACGGGGTGGGACGACGCCGAGTCGATCGTGCAAACGGCGTGGGACTCGACGTTCCACCAGACGCCGTCGACGGTGAGGTCGACGAGCGCGAACAGCGCGACCGCGAACGCGACGAAGGCACCCATGAGTTCGATCTTCGCCCGGCGGGCCCGCCGTGGGGTGACCGGCGGCGCCGGCGGAGTCGGCGTGTGCGCGGTGAGCGGCTGCGCGTCGAACCCGGCCTGCAGCCGTTGCGCCATCGACCTCCGTGGCATCGCCCCTCCCGGTGCGATCGTAGTGG is a window from the Leifsonia shinshuensis genome containing:
- a CDS encoding sulfatase family protein → MSERRPNVVMILTDDHASRAIGAYGSVVNSTPRIDEIARRGVLFQNCFVTNSLCSPSRASILTGTYSHVNGVTTLETPIDASQPTFVSQLKAAGYRTAIVGKWHMGHGPGHDPEGFDFWDVLVGSEGQGEYWNPLFLSEAGERTVEGYATDIITDLALSWLETLDGDDPWCVLIYHKAPHRPWEPREGSRPRAESVPLPATFDDDYATRSASVRRATMRIAEHLALEDLKTAPPAGLGYEDAAIWKYQRFMEDYLDCVRAVDENVGRVIDWLDARGRFDDTLLMYASDQGFFLGDHGWFDKRLMFEESLRMPLLLSLPSQVEAGGVHEGIVTNVDWAQSILQAAGVEPVERMQGRSFWGDLVASPSPSAPPPAHGMYYRYWENDDASHRAPAHYGYRTRTHKLIYYYNDGLGLPGTGHFTYPPEWELYDLVRDPEELHNVYGDPSYADVRDELTAAMRSEQARVGDLPHPSQGV
- a CDS encoding DUF4037 domain-containing protein; amino-acid sequence: MTDGDVTGLELARTYFTDVVDPILSTRFPGLPFAAGRLGTGSDVLGLDDAVSRDHDWGLRLSLFVPENAVGDVAETIERALPDRFRGHPTRFAFTGQATARNHVDVGSVSAFLESRLGFDPRRGVEIRDWLSLSGQAALEVVAGPVFVDRSGDLSTARRALEWYPDDVWRYLLACDWARVAQELPLMGRAADVGDETGSRVIAARVAHIVMHLAFLLERRWPPYAKWLGTVFRTLPSGARLADPVAGIVGGTTLADRQNAAADALETLLDQQNGLGLTDVRRATVPFWDRPYLHPDPEIVRQLVAPIADPEVSALRPGPGSVEQVTDNVDLLMDPHARRALASWLSTRPRP
- a CDS encoding TetR family transcriptional regulator, producing the protein MAERARQALETREAILDAAAAEFARYGFSGARLDRIITATGFTKGAVYFHFESKQAMADAVLSGRFDAWPALVQDVRDQGGRGLSGMRLLAWRVTRTMATNIRTRAAMRLSQELRLVPQGTNPYDAWAERFIPFLDEAVEDGDAPDSLNRARAAKTIVNCLFGVLSVAIDSGTEQLVDAELEALWRLLTPGLRTGGAG
- a CDS encoding DUF7882 family protein; the protein is MDDVLLQALEVVSFTKMRRREPFLLSWRDSTDETSGRRTVVVGPTVELQFTYLSARVLEVRRDLIETLTQAANSNFGIRLDAAARAVQVAPAEIASADIAPGPR
- a CDS encoding response regulator transcription factor gives rise to the protein MTPIRIALVNDYEVVVKGLAAMLHGYRHALEVAELDAQAPVVEHVDIALYDTFAATSGDRDEVKALAANPRIGKVVVYSWDMNERLVSTALSNGAGGYISKGVTAQELVTALHEVHRGENLIHPVPSGSQAAAVGDWPGREEGLTPRESEMLALITQGLSNTEIAERTGLSINSIKSYIRTCYRRIGVGNRSHAILWALEHGFLPDNIRMIVSRSHTRARVLGAADSPVSTAVISGSDSLPDVLNGDLAQ
- a CDS encoding Smr/MutS family protein; this encodes MKLTLDLHDIYNRGGDIDRALRAVIADAVAKKAPLVEIIPGKGSGALKKRVLRFLDQPEIKSQYHRVEKDSKNFGRVFVHFRWK